The DNA region tttatttttttgtgtgTGTTCAATTAACTAAaaaaacagaaaaaaaaaaaaaaaaagatacaaaagaaaaattattttgaacTATCAATACGTTCAGTTATATCATCAATTAGCCACATGAAAGATTTTAATAAGCCTTTACCAGAAAAGGCACTACATTCATTTATACACCAATGCCTGTCCATACTCATATCGTTCAATTTGAGtatctaaaaaaaaaattaaaagaaaaaataaaagcatataaatataaatatatatatgtatgtacgtatgtatatatgttcatatatttatatcataaaagtttaaaatttttatttaacCTCAGCTATTTGATTAATAGTTAGAGATTTATCAATGTCTACtttatttgataaaattaataatgtAGATCCATATAATCTTTCctcttttaatatttgtttCAATTCAAATGAACATAATTGTAATCGAAACAAATCTGTACTGTCaacaacaaaaataataccATCTACATcttcataataatttttccAAAAATGACGAATACTTTTTTGTCCTCCT from Plasmodium gaboni strain SY75 chromosome 14, whole genome shotgun sequence includes:
- a CDS encoding putative ADP-ribosylation factor; its protein translation is MVLLKILKKIKDNKKNLRILILGLDNAGKTTIIKRLLGEDIYSVSPTFGFNIETIEFDNNILNIWDIGGQKSIRHFWKNYYEDVDGIIFVVDSTDLFRLQLCSFELKQILKEERLYGSTLLILSNKVDIDKSLTINQIAEILKLNDMSMDRHWCINECSAFSGKGLLKSFMWLIDDITERIDSSK